In a genomic window of Erigeron canadensis isolate Cc75 chromosome 5, C_canadensis_v1, whole genome shotgun sequence:
- the LOC122602013 gene encoding pectinesterase inhibitor 9-like encodes MAQIMTISLLFVSLTILGFLGTVESRSRARTYLEAQCKPTLYPDLCVRTLLPFANKKEVPSPQKIAQISLTTCLAKARFTKAYVDMIAKEFNRTRNPEEYQALEDCLQQINNGVNQITQSVKELRKMGNDGEENFTWHESNVQSWVGAALTDTTTCIDGFLGDEIGSKAKSMIKARFLNVKQLASNSLALLNRFTARHRASRAIKNP; translated from the coding sequence ATGGCACAAATCATGACTATCTCATTGTTGTTCGTCTCTCTCACAATCTTAGGTTTTTTGGGCACGGTCGAGTCACGTTCCCGTGCTAGGACGTACCTAGAGGCACAATGTAAACCGACGTTATACCCTGATCTATGTGTAAGAACTCTCCTACCATTTGCGAACAAAAAAGAAGTGCCTAGCCCGCAAAAAATAGCTCAAATTTCACTTACTACGTGTCTAGCCAAAGCCCGGTTCACAAAGGCTTATGTGGACATGATAGCAAAAGAATTTAACAGAACGAGAAATCCTGAAGAATACCAAGCCTTGGAAGACTGCTTGCAACAGATAAACAATGGAGTAAACCAAATTACTCAGTCTGTTAAGGAATTACGAAAGATGGGCAACGACGGGGAGGAGAACTTTACGTGGCATGAAAGTAATGTCCAAAGCTGGGTCGGGGCTGCGCTAACAGACACCACGACATGTATTGATGGTTTTTTAGGGGATGAAATTGGGAGTAAGGCTAAAAGTATGATCAAAGCAAGGTTTTTGAACGTGAAACAACTTGCTAGCAATTCTCTTGCGTTGTTAAATCGGTTTACAGCAAGGCATCGTGCTTCACGGGCCATCAAGAACCCATAA
- the LOC122600418 gene encoding UDP-glucuronate 4-epimerase 3-like has translation MKSSHLDNIPSTPGKFKMDKPNYNNNNRLRWHYSYLAKLTFWSFIFLGLIFIFFFKSPTSPSPIPNSSNPSSDLSRRSLKTRSWGGPEWEKRVKSSSKIRSKTGFSVLVTGAAGFVGTHVSAALKRRGDGVLGLDNFNDYYDPTLKRARQALLERSGIYIVEGDINDAVLLTKLFEVVHFTHVMHLAAQAGVRYAMENPKSYIHSNIAGFVNLLEVCKNVNPQPAIVWASSSSVYGLNTKVPFSEKDRTDQPASLYAATKKAGEEIAHTYNHIYGLSLTGLRFFTVYGPWGRPDMAYFFFTKDILKGKTIPIFESANHGTVARDFTYIDDIVKGCLGALDTAEKSTGSGGKKKGAAQLRVINLGNTSPVPVSNLVSILEKLLKVKAKRRVMKLPRNGDVPFTHANISFAQREFGYKPTTDLQTGLKKFVRWYVSYYGSGKKSDH, from the coding sequence ATGAAGTCATCTCATTTGGATAATATACCATCAACACCTGGTAAATTTAAGATGGATAAACctaattacaataataataataggttAAGATGGCATTATTCATATCTTGCAAAGCTTACATTTTGGTCATTTATTTTCTTAGgtttaatctttatttttttctttaaatcacCAACATCACCAAGCCCAATACCAAATTCATCAAACCCATCTTCAGATCTTTCTAGAAGGTCTTTAAAAACCAGATCTTGGGGTGGACCCGAATGGGAAAAACGGGTCAAATCATCATCCAAGATCCGATCAAAAACTGGGTTTTCTGTATTAGTAACAGGGGCAGCCGGGTTTGTCGGAACCCATGTCAGCGCCGCCTTGAAACGCCGTGGGGATGGTGTGTTAGGGTTAGataattttaatgattattatgatccaacTCTTAAAAGGGCTAGGCAGGCTTTGTTAGAAAGAAGTGGGATTTACATTGTGGAAGGAGACATAAACGACGCCGTTTTGTTAACGAAATTATTCGAGGTAGTTCATTTTACTCATGTTATGCATTTAGCTGCTCAGGCTGGTGTTAGATATGCAATGGAAAATCCGAAATCTTATATCCATAGTAATATTGCTGGTTTTGTTAATTTGCTTGAAGTTTGTAAAAATGTTAATCCACAACCTGCTATAGTTTGGGCATCGTCTAGTTCGGTTTATGGATTGAATACTAAAGTACCTTTTTCTGAAAAAGACCGAACGGACCAGCCTGCTAGTTTGTATGCTGCAACCAAAAAAGCCGGTGAAGAAATTGCACATacttataatcatatatatggttTGTCATTAACTGGTTTAAGGTTCTTTACTGTTTATGGACCATGGGGTAGACCAGATATGGcttattttttctttactaAGGACATCTTGAAAGGAAAAACGATTCCTATTTTTGAGTCGGCTAATCATGGAACGGTTGCTCGTGATTTTACGTATATTGATGATATAgtaaagggttgtttaggtgCTCTAGATACTGCTGAAAAGAGTACAGGAAGTGGTGGGAAGAAAAAAGGGGCTGCACAATTGAGGGTTATTAATTTGGGGAATACTTCACCTGTTCCTGTTTCAAATCTTGTTAGTATTTTGGAGAAGTTATTGAAAGTGAAAGCGAAGAGACGTGTGATGAAGTTGCCTAGAAATGGTGATGTACCGTTTACTCATGCTAATATTAGTTTTGCCCAAAGGGAGTTTGGGTATAAGCCGACAACAGATCTTCAAACGGGGTTGAAGAAGTTTGTTAGATGGTATGTGAGTTATTATGGTTCGGGTAAGAAGAGTGATCATTGA
- the LOC122600655 gene encoding SOSS complex subunit B homolog: MPSLKEIVPAARNDINTKFIVLEKGGITTERGQNKVCLGLVADETASVHFQFWNEECDAFQPGDIVRLSNGIFSYNANKSLVLRAGKRGTIEKVGEFTMVFAESPNMSEILWVQDPNKSGNYIQESIISPHSRVFPPMV, translated from the coding sequence ATGCCGTCCTTAAAAGAGATTGTGCCAGCAGCACGAAACGACATAAACACAAAATTCATAGTTTTGGAGAAAGGGGGGATAACAACAGAACGAGGCCAAAACAAGGTATGTTTGGGACTTGTAGCAGACGAGACTGCATCAGTTCACTTTCAATTCTGGAATGAAGAGTGTGATGCTTTTCAGCCTGGAGACATTGTCCGTTTGTCAAATGGCATATTTTCTTACAATGCCAATAAGAGTCTGGTCCTAAGAGCCGGTAAAAGAGGCACGATAGAAAAGGTAGGAGAGTTTACTATGGTGTTTGCAGAGTCTCCAAATATGAGTGAGATTTTATGGGTCCAGGATCCGAATAAATCAGGTAATTATATACAAGAATCTATTATTTCTCCACACTCACGTGTTTTTCCGCCGATGGTTTAG